In Anaerolineales bacterium, a single genomic region encodes these proteins:
- a CDS encoding alpha/beta hydrolase: MENFRLYGKAPYCIAVLHGGPGAPGEMAPVARELASARGVLEPLQTKDTLEGQIQELREVLQARAELPVSLIGWSWGAWLGYLLAARYPPLVKKLILVGSPPFDHRFAAQVEENRMSRLNEEDQREATRTLKRLSDISGQSHQTSLARLGVLFSKTDNFRPLPLPDETIKLEFNIYRAVWRTASEMRRNGNLLGLGKRIRCPVVAIHGDYDPHPAEGVQNPLESVLSDFRFLLLPKCGHEPWREKEARAKFFSVLSRELE, from the coding sequence ATGGAAAATTTCAGATTGTACGGAAAAGCCCCCTATTGCATCGCCGTTCTGCACGGCGGACCCGGCGCGCCGGGCGAGATGGCGCCGGTCGCGCGCGAGTTGGCATCCGCTCGGGGCGTGCTCGAACCTCTGCAGACAAAAGACACTCTGGAAGGCCAAATCCAGGAATTGCGCGAAGTCCTTCAAGCCCGTGCGGAACTTCCCGTTTCGCTGATCGGCTGGTCGTGGGGCGCCTGGCTCGGCTACCTTCTCGCGGCGAGGTATCCGCCGCTGGTGAAGAAACTCATCCTTGTCGGAAGCCCGCCATTCGACCACCGCTTTGCCGCGCAGGTCGAGGAAAACCGGATGAGTCGCTTGAACGAGGAAGATCAGCGTGAAGCGACGCGGACCCTGAAACGGTTGAGCGACATTTCCGGGCAAAGCCACCAAACCTCGCTCGCGCGTCTGGGAGTGCTTTTCTCCAAGACGGATAACTTCCGCCCGCTTCCGCTTCCGGATGAAACGATCAAACTCGAATTTAATATTTATCGCGCCGTTTGGCGCACCGCGTCGGAAATGCGCCGCAACGGGAATTTGCTGGGACTCGGAAAGCGGATCCGCTGTCCGGTCGTCGCGATCCACGGCGATTACGATCCGCATCCGGCGGAAGGCGTACAGAATCCGCTCGAATCCGTCCTCTCGGATTTTCGGTTCCTCCTTCTGCCCAAATGCGGACATGAGCCGTGGCGGGAGAAGGAAGCACGAGCCAAGTTTTTTTCGGTATTGTCGCGGGAGTTGGAGTAA
- a CDS encoding ribonuclease H family protein, producing MAKEKYYVVWKGRRRGVFASWRECSAQVSGHAGAQYMAFESRELAERAFRGSYEEYRNGQSRAAALSRGGSGGPAPDSIAVDAACSGNPGPVEYRGVRVGEGRELFRRGPIAGGTNNIGEFLAIVHALAYLSQRGRDWPIYSDSVQAIGWVGQKRCKTKLTRTEETRVVFDLIDRAEEWLRVHSYPNEVRKWKTGEWGESPADFGRK from the coding sequence ATGGCCAAGGAAAAATACTACGTCGTCTGGAAGGGCCGCCGGCGCGGGGTGTTCGCCTCGTGGCGGGAATGTTCGGCGCAGGTGAGCGGGCACGCGGGCGCGCAGTACATGGCGTTCGAATCCCGCGAACTGGCCGAGCGGGCGTTTCGCGGAAGCTACGAAGAATACCGCAACGGGCAATCCCGCGCCGCCGCGCTTTCCCGCGGAGGAAGCGGCGGGCCGGCGCCGGATTCGATCGCGGTCGACGCGGCCTGTTCCGGCAATCCCGGCCCGGTGGAATACCGCGGCGTGCGCGTCGGGGAGGGGCGCGAACTGTTCCGCCGGGGGCCGATCGCGGGGGGAACCAACAACATCGGCGAGTTCCTGGCGATCGTGCATGCTTTAGCGTACCTGTCCCAACGCGGACGGGATTGGCCGATCTACAGCGATTCGGTCCAGGCAATCGGGTGGGTTGGGCAGAAGCGCTGCAAAACGAAGCTGACGCGCACGGAGGAAACGCGGGTGGTGTTCGACCTCATCGACCGCGCCGAAGAATGGCTGCGCGTCCATTCCTATCCGAACGAAGTGCGCAAGTGGAAGACCGGGGAGTGGGGGGAGAGTCCGGCGGATTTTGGGAGGAAATAA